A region of the Sporomusaceae bacterium FL31 genome:
GTCATAATACAATCATGGATCCGATCCAAACAACTAAATCATAAAGGATGGTGTGATAAGTATTATGAATAAAAATAAAAAATGGCTTATTGCCGTTAGTATTGCAACTATGGTTACTGCCAATGGATTAGTCATGGCGGCAACTCCTGTCGAACAAAATGACACTCGTGCTGGTGGTGCTCAGCATGCTTTTGCCAATAAAGGTGATTTTTCTAAGCAGGGAAAAATGAGAGGTTTTCATGGTGATGATTCGAAATTACTGGAATTACTCAAAATAGATGCTGAAACGTTAAGAACTGAAATCAAAGCAGGAAAAACTTTGGTTGCTATCGCTCAAGCGCAAGGTGTATCAGAGCAAACTTTGCAGGAATTTATGGTAAATGAATTGACTCAGCGGATTGACGATGGTGTAAAAGCTGGTCGACTTTCCTCAGAGCAAGCTGAGAATATGAAAAAAGATATGGATAAGAAAGTATCTGAAATGATCAATGGTAAACTGCCAATGCATGGCCATGGACCGATGCATGGTTTGGCTGACAATACCAAGCTGTTGGCACTTTTGAAAATTGATGCGCAAACATTGAAAACTGAAATGAAAGCTGGCAAAACTTTAGTGACAATCGCCAAAGAACATGGTGTATCGGAAAAGTCGCTCAAATCATTTATGGTTAAAGACATGACTCAACGAATTGATGAAGGCGTAAAAGCTGGTCGATTATCGGAAGAACAAGCAAAAAATATGAAAAAAGATCTGGATAAACGTGTATCTGATATGATTAATGGTAAAGGACCTATGCATGGTCCAATGCATGGCCCTGGATTCTTCCATGACGAAAAACTGCTTGCTTTACTCAAGACTGATGCTGAAACTTTAAAAACTGAGCTGAAGTCTGGGAAAACGTTAGTGGCGATTGCCCAAGAAAAAGGCGTATCTGAACAAACGCTCCAGAGTTTCATGATCGAACGTATGACTTCACGAATTGACGAAGGCGTTAAATCAGGCCGACTGACAGATGATCAAGCACAAAAAATGAAGGCAAATCTGGATAAGCGTGTGTCTGATATGATTAATGGCAAGGGAATTCCACATGCTCCTAGAGGGGATCACAAGGATCAAGCAGAAACCAAATTTTAAAAATAACGAAAATAACAGATACCGGAATATTCCGGTATCTGTTATTTTCGTTATAGACCAATGTCATAACGGTATAAAGATGAGGTGTTGATTTTACTGATGATTAAGCAGTGCTCATGTTGCTTGCGTCTTGGGATATACTAAAATAAAAAGTGCGATAAAAGTGACAAATGGGAGGGTGTAGATGTGGAAGGAAGTCCGGTGCTTGAAATAAATTTGGATAAAATTACTGCCAATACCGAGCGGGTTATAGAAAAATGCAAAAAAAAAGATATTGATATTATTGGTGTTACTAAAGGATTTACGGCTATGCATCAGATTGTTACGGCGATGGTAGCTGGCGGCCTGGAAGAATTGGCTGATGCCAGAATGGACAACATTACTGAACTGCGCAAAAGACATTTTACCAATCCTATCACGTTATTAAGAATACCGCGCCTTAGTAATGTTGACAATGTTGTCAAATACGCCGATGCTAGTATAAACTCGGAAATCACTGTGATCAAAGCGCTGGATGAAGCAGCACGAAAAGTTGATAAAATCCACCAAATTATCTTGATGGTGGAATTAGGTGACCTGCGTGAAGGAATCATGCAAGAAAATGTATTAAGTACAGTGAAAGCAATCATTCATTTACCCAATATATCGTTGCTCGGATTAGGCACTAATATGGGCTGTTTTGGTGGAGTATTGCCAAGTTACGATAATTTAAGTTTATTGGTGAATTTAGGCCGTACAGTCGAAGGAAAATTGAATTATCCGCTTAAAATCCTGTCAGGCGGCGGTACCTCCACTCTATTATTAGTGGAGAACAATACTGTTCCTGCCGGTATCAACCAGTTACGAATAGGTGAGGGGATTTTGTTGGGGACCGATACGACTCACAACCGCATGATTCCCTGGCTGTATCAAGATACATTTCAGATTCGGGCTGAGGTTATTGAGATTAAATGCAAGCCTTCAGTACCAGTAGGCGAAATTGGTCAAGATGCTTTTGGCAACATTCCTGAATTTGAGGATGTAGGCATAAGAAGACGGGCAATTCTAGCGTTAGGTAAGCAGGATGTATATGTTGAAGGAATTTTCCCCCTTGATACAGCATTAAAAATATTAGGGGCAAGCAGCGATCATACTATTGTGGATATCACAGATGCTGCTTATGATATTAAGCTTGGTGATCAAATTACATTTGGCTTAACCTATCCTGGTTTGTTATCAGCGAGTGATTCACGCTATGTTGGCAAGATTTTTAAGGGGGGTAATCATGGAGATTGAATTAATCAAAAATGCTGATTTAGAACTTCAGCGCAGACTTGTGTACTTGGAAAATCAAGCTTTTGGCAATGGCGGATTAAATGAATGGCATCTTATACCCTTGATCCGGCATGGCAGAGTGTTTGCTGCCCGTAAAGATCAAACAGTTATTGGCGTTATTGAGTATATGCTGGATTGGGATAATCCCCGCAAGGCCTATATGATTGGGGTTTCTATTGCAAAAGAAGCGCGCGGACAAGGTCTAGGAACGGAATTTATAAGAAGAACACTTCAAGCTCTCTGTCGTGAGAATGTAACTGAGATTGAACTGACCGTTCATCCAGAAAACTTGGCCGCTATTCGGGTTTATGAAACAAAGTTAGGTTTTAAGACTAAAGAGTTAAGAGCTAACGAATATGGGTGTGGTGAAGATCGCTTGGTTATGACGGTCTTGTTAGAAAGTTATAAGAAATAGTAAAGGCAAATGACCTGGCAAACAGGTGTCTGTTTACCAGGTCATTAGTTAACAGGCGGTCAGACCGCCATCTACCGGTAATACAACGCCGGTAATTAGGGATGCTTTCTTGGAGGCCAAAAAGCTAATCACTTCCGCGACTTCACTGGCTTGACCAATACGGCACATCGGATATATGCTGGTCATTTCCCGAAGAAGCGCTTCCGGATTCGCTGATGCAGCTAACTGCTTTTTTAACATGGGCGTTTCAATGTCACCAGGGCAGACACAGTTTACCCGGATATGGTGTAGTGCCAGCTCTAAAGATAATGCTTTAGTGAAGGTGGTGACGGCTCCTTTTGAAGCACAATAGGCTGTACATAAGACATTGCCATTGATCCCTGCATCAGATGAAACGTTAATGATTGCTCCACCGTTTGCTTTTTTTAATTCTGGAACGGCATATTTGCAAATAAAAAAAGTCCCTTTAATGTTTACATCCATAATCGTTTGATAATCTTCTTCTGAAACATCATCAATTGCTTTCTCAAGGTAGACCCCGGCAGAATTGACAACAATATCTAATTTGCCGAAATGACTGATTGTCTGCTGAACTATTTGTTTGCATTCGGCAGGCTGGGATACATCACCTTGAATAAAGATGGCTTGCCCGGCGTGATTCAGGGCAGCTAGTGCGGCTTGTCCTTTTTCAGCGGTACTGCCAACAATGGCAACACTAGCTCCTCGATGGAGAAGGAGTGTGGCTGTAGCCAAACCAATTCCTGAACTTCCACCAGTTATTAAGGCAACTCTATCCTTGAATTCATCGATCATAATCAATGGCACCTTCCTTATGGTGTTGCTTCATCATTATACCAATTATAATTTAGCATGATTGAACAGCCTATGCAAATACAAGTGGGAAAGCTTGATCAGCCTACTTAAGGGAGTTGGCGGAGTTTGGGTTGCCATATATGGTCAGATAAGCTATAGTTAGTTTAGATATAGAATGAAGAATTCACTCTGTTAAGATATCGTCATACTATGTGTATCAGTCACTAAAATAGTATTTGTAACACCTTGAAATGGTTTTTGATAGAAGAAACTTTACCGATAAAGGAGTACTGAGATGGGAAAGCCTATATGTCTTTCGCGTGGCAAACTAGAAGAAATATGTAATGCTGTTACTCATGGTGTGGGGGCGGTTTTTGCCCTCATTGGGTTAGGTGTTCTCATCGCAGCAGCCTATTTTAATGGCGGCGCCTGGCATTTGATCAGTTTTATTATTTACGGCATTTCTCTCGTGTTGTTATATTTAGCTTCCACGTTATATCATAGCTTTACAAATGAAAAAGCAAAATACATGCTTAAAATTTTCGATCATGCGGCCATTTATCTGCTAATCGCAGGTACTTATACACCATTTACTTTAGTACCACTGCATGGTGCAATTGGCTGGGCGATTTTTAGTGTCATTTGGCTGGTAGCATTGATGGGCATTATATTAAAAGTGTTTTTTGTTAAACGCTTTAAGGTGCTTTCAACATTATGTTATATTTTTATGGGTTGGGCTGCAGTGATTATGATTAAGCCGTTACTGGGTACCTTGGCCGTTGAGGGGTTATACTGGTTGATTGGTGGTGGAATTCTATATACAGTTGGAGCGATATTCTATTTAGCCCGAAGGCTGCCTTTTAATCATGCTATTTGGCATTTGTTCGTTTTAGGCGGCAGTGTTGCTCATTTTGTTGTTGTTTTTAAATATGTTTTACCAATTTCCGTAACTGGATGAATCAAGTTGTAATCTATTTAAAATTCACTTAGTCGACTGAAATTTAAAAGGCCGTATTTTGACGGCCTTTTTATCTTCCTAAGTATTATTCACTAGATAATCATATGCCACGAAGGAGTCGGTGGAAACATGAGTATTAATCCTCCGCAATCAGGGTTTCCGGAATTAGTAACAAAGCGGTTATTATTACGCCAAATTAAAGAAGCAGATGCTCAATTATTGCATCAATATTGGACTGATCCCGCAGTAATAGAATACTTAACACTTGAGCCCTTTAAAGATCTTGAAGAGACATTGAATATGATTGCATTGCTAAATAGTTTGCCTGAGTTTAATCAGGGAATTCGGTGGGCTATTACGAGAAAAGCTGACAATATGGTCATTGGTACCTGTGGTTTTCATAATTTAAAAGCTGAACACAGCCGAACTGAAATAGGGTATGAGCTTGGTAAACCCTTTTGGAAGCAAGGATTTATGGCGGAAGCGCTAGCTGCTGTTATTCCATATGGTTTTAAATATTTAAATTTAAATCGAATTGAAGCTTTTGTGAATCTTGGCAATAGCAACTCGACAAATATTTTAACGATAATGGGTTTTAGTCTGGATGGCTTGCTTAGGGAGTATGAATTTGCGCGTGGGCAGTTTGTCGATCAATATTGCTACTCACTTTTAAAGAAAGAGTATTGCCGGTTGTCGCAATCTTAACGGAGAATTTGTTTACGGAAATAAGGACACCGCGGCCCTGGATATAATATTGCAGTAAAAAACACTCGTAGAATCAATTGATTTTACGAGTGTTTTTTATTTGTCTGTTTGAACTTTACAATATACAATTTTAATCTTAAAAACTATGCATAAGTTGACAACTAACAACTTATATATTAATATAGGGTTGTATGTAAGACGGTTACAAAGGAGGGAAATAATGGCTAAAATTGAAGTGAGAAATATTTATAAAATCTTCGGACAACAGCCGGAAACAGTATGGCCATTCATTGAACGAGGTGTATCAAAAAAAGATATTCTTGAACAAACAGGCCATACGGTTGGGATAAATAACGTTAGTTTTCACGTCAACCAGGGAGAAATTTTTGTTGTAATGGGACTATCCGGTTGTGGAAAATCAACTTTAATACGGTGTCTTAATCGCCTCATTGAACCTTCGGCTGGAGCTATATTGATTGACGGACAAAATATTCTAGAGAGTGGTACGGAGCAATTACTTGAAATACGACGGAAAAAGATTGCTATGGTTTTTCAGAAATTTGCGTTGCTGCCTCATCGGGATATCTGTTCGAATGTAGAGTATGGGTTGGAAGTGCAAGGGGTCGACGTGGTTAAAAGACGGGAGAAAGCGCTTCAAGCCATTGAACTGGTTGGTTTAAAAGGATATGAGAACTCAATGCCGGATCAATTGAGTGGTGGTATGCAGCAACGGGTTGGGCTAGCTAGAGCCTTAGCCACTAACCCGGATATTTTGCTTATGGATGAGGCTTTTAGTGCGCTGGATCCGCTCATTCGCAAAGAAATGCAAGGTGAGTTATTAGAACTTCAGGCAAAAATGCATAAGACCATTGTGTTTATTACGCATGATTTGGATGAAGCCCTCAAAATTGGTGACCGGGTTGCTATGATGAGAGATGGACAGGTGGTACAAATTGGTACGCCTGAAGAGATTCTTACCCAGCCGGCTGATGAATACGTCCGTGATTTTGTCCAGGGCGTAGATCGTACCAAAGTACTTACAGCTGGTTCGATTATGAAAAGACCGGAACCGCTCGTTCTTCCCAAAGATGGTCCGCGAGTTGCTGTACGGAGAATGCAGGAAGAGAATATTTCCAGTATTTATGTCGTTAATGCACAGAGACACTTTATGGGGATTGTCCGAGTTGATGAAGCCATACAATTGGTTAGTCAAGGAAAACATGACCTTAGTGAAATTATCGTGACTGATGTTCCGCTGACTTCACCAGAAACCCCGATTATTGATTTGCTGCCAGTAGCTTTTCATGCGAAATCACCGCTTGTGGTACTGGATCGTGATAAAGTCATGATTGGCATTATTAGTCGGGCATCCATCATTTCTAATATTGTAGGGGAGGGAGCAAAATGATCAACCTCCACATTGGAACAGCATTTGAAACACTCATTTCCTGGTTACGAGTAAATTTTGACGGTCTTTTCACCGTTATCCGAATGAGCCTGCTGGCTTTTATTACTAGCTTTGAAGATCTGCTGTTATTCTTTCCTGCGGTTGTGCTTATCGCATTATTTGGCTTATTAGCCTGGCGTGCGGCCGGACGTGGTGTAACTATTTTTACTTTGGCCGGACTAACTCTTATTTACAGCATGGAGTTGTGGGTGCAAACTATGCAAACCTTAGCACTGGTTTTAACTTCTGCAATGATCGCACTAGCCATTGGAGTTCCCGTAGGGATTTTATCGTCACGCAGTGACAAAGCAGATCGGCTCATAAGGCCTGTCCTTGATTTTATGCAAACTATGCCAGCCTTTGTCTATCTAATTCCTGCTATACTTTTCTTCAAGTTAGGTAAAGTGCCCGGTGCTGTTTCAACCGTTATTTTTGCTATGCCGCCCGCTGTTCGGCTAACTAATCTTGGAATTAGGCAGGTGCCTAGTGATGTGATAGAAGCCGCTAAATCCTTTGGATCAACACCTCGACAATTATTGTTCAAAGTCCAGCTGCCAATTGCTATTCCTACTATATTAGCTGGAGTTAATCAAACCATTATGCTGTCTTTATCCATGGTGGTTATTGCTGCCATGATTGGGGCTGGTGGATTAGGGGAAGAAGTCTTAAAAGGCATTACCCAATTAAAAATTGGCCGAGGTTTTGAAAGCGGCGTCGCTGTTGTTGTGTTGGCAATGATTCTGGATCGAATATCTCAGAGTTTTGCTAATATAAAGCGTAATAAAAATCACCATCATTAAAGGGAGGGGTTTTATGAAGAACAATTTTAATCGTTACCTAGTCTTAGCGTTAGTAGTCATCTTAGGTGCCAGCTTACTGTTGGCAGGGTGTAGTGGCAATCCTAATGCTGCTAAGCAAGACAAGAAGCAAGTGAAACTCGGATATGTCAACTGGGCTGAAGGGGTAGCGATGACCCATTTGGCAAAAGTGGTTTTAGAAGATAAAATGGGTTACAAAGTGGAAGTGACCATGGCGGATGTTGCTCCGATATTTACTTCTGTTGCCAACGGGGATTATGATGCGTTCATGGATGCTTGGCTTCCCGTAACACACGAAAGCTATATGAAAGAGTATGGAGATAAGCTGGTTGATTTAGGAACAAGCTTTGAAGGTGCCCGAATTGGTCTGGTTGTGCCAGAATATGTTACTATTAATAGTATTGAAGAGCTGAATGCAGAGAAAGTTAAGTTTGATGGGAAAATTATTGGGATTGATTCTGGTGCTGGTATTATGAAAGCAACTGATAAAGCGATCAAAGACTATAATCTTAACTATAAATTAGTACCTGGAAGTGGCCCTGCTATGACAGCAACACTGAAAGATGCTATTGAAAGACAAGAATGGGTTGCAGTCACTGGCTGGAAACCACATTGGAAGTTTGCAACATGGAAGTTGAAATTCCTTGAGGATCCTAAGGGTATTTACGGAAAAGTGGAAAACATTCATATTGTTGCCCGAAAAGACATTGAGAAAGATTTACCTGAAGTAACTCAGTTTTTCAAGAAATTTAAACTTAATGACCAGCAACTGGGAAGTTTAATGGGGCTTATTGCAGAAAGTGATGATCCAGTAAAAAGCTCCAGAGAGTGGATGAAGAATAATGAACAGCTTGTGAATAGCTGGATTCCGCAGAAATAGATTAATGATTTTATATCACAAAAAGAAATGGCTGTAACATGAAAATGTTACAGCCATTCGTCTATATATATAACCTATTTAGTTCATGAGAGGGCGTGCATTTACTGTAATACCTATTTAAGTAGTGGTCAACAGGATACATCTCGCTATTGATGTACGTGGATTTTTGCTTCTCCGTGGCAAGTTACCTTACCAATCAGGCTTGCCGTATGAATACCCTGGTGTTGTAATGCTGTTAACAGCAGATTGGCGGCCTGTTCTGGGACACTGAATAATAAGCCGCCTGAAGTCTGAGGGTCATAACACAGATCACGAAGAGTCTCAGGCAATTCTTCAGCGAAATCTACTGCTGTAAAATAATTACGGTTTGAATACATTGCAGCCGGAATGAGACCCATTGCGGCTGCCTCTAAGGCTTCAGGGAGAATAGGCAGCGCTTGGCTGAAGATTTCTATTTGTACCTTGCTGGCGGCAGCGATCTCATAAGTATGACCAAGCAGGCCAAAGCCCGTAATATCAGTGCAAGCGTTAATGCTAAAAGAACTGGCAATTTCTGCAGCCAACCGATTTAGTGTTGTCATACTGAGTATTGCCGATTGTACTCCTGCTGGGAATAAATCGGCCTTAGCTGCCGTGGTCAGTATTCCTGTTCCGAGTGCCTTGGTTAAAATAAGGCAATCGCCGGGGCAGGCACCCGCATTTGTCCAAACTTTTTCAGGCTGCACAGTCCCGGTAACGCTAAGTCCATATTTGGGCTCAGAATTCTCAACAGTATGACCACCGACAATGAGTGCTCCGGCTTCAATGATTTTGCTCTGGCCTCCCTGGAGGATGGCTGTGAGTACTTCCGGGCCAAGCTTGCAAATAGGAAAGGCAACAATATTGAGTGCTGTTAATGGTTTTCCTCCCATGGCATAGATATCGCTTAGGCTGTTGGCAGCAGCAATCTGGCCAAAGGTATAAGGATCATCCACCATGGGGCCGAAGAAGTCAAGCGTTTGGACTAATGCGGTTGTTGAGTCTATCTGGTAGACTCCGGCATCGTCAGAGGTGTTAAGGCCAACTAATAAATTATCATCGCGTTGCTCTGATAAATTTCTTACCACCTGAGACAGAATTCCAGGGCCGATTTTTCCTGCGCAGCCACCGGCTAGCGCGTAGTTTGTAAGCTTAATCATCGGGTTCCTCCTATATGTATCATCCTGTCTAGAAGTAAATATAGACAAGTTTGTGTTTCGTTTTTTCTACACTTTAGATCCATAGTAAATGATATTTTGAAAGCAGGCAACTTGTTTTGTGGTGTTTGTAGTCAATGTGGTCTTGTTTGCTTGAGTTTTTTCTAAAAACAACAGCAGGCTATATACCATTGTTGTTTTTTGTTTCCATGGCAGTGAGTTCTAAGATTTCGGAATACATAATAGATTGTTATGAGCCTAGTTATTTGA
Encoded here:
- a CDS encoding alanine racemase, whose translation is MEGSPVLEINLDKITANTERVIEKCKKKDIDIIGVTKGFTAMHQIVTAMVAGGLEELADARMDNITELRKRHFTNPITLLRIPRLSNVDNVVKYADASINSEITVIKALDEAARKVDKIHQIILMVELGDLREGIMQENVLSTVKAIIHLPNISLLGLGTNMGCFGGVLPSYDNLSLLVNLGRTVEGKLNYPLKILSGGGTSTLLLVENNTVPAGINQLRIGEGILLGTDTTHNRMIPWLYQDTFQIRAEVIEIKCKPSVPVGEIGQDAFGNIPEFEDVGIRRRAILALGKQDVYVEGIFPLDTALKILGASSDHTIVDITDAAYDIKLGDQITFGLTYPGLLSASDSRYVGKIFKGGNHGD
- the mshD gene encoding Mycothiol acetyltransferase — its product is MEIELIKNADLELQRRLVYLENQAFGNGGLNEWHLIPLIRHGRVFAARKDQTVIGVIEYMLDWDNPRKAYMIGVSIAKEARGQGLGTEFIRRTLQALCRENVTEIELTVHPENLAAIRVYETKLGFKTKELRANEYGCGEDRLVMTVLLESYKK
- a CDS encoding short-chain dehydrogenase, producing the protein MIDEFKDRVALITGGSSGIGLATATLLLHRGASVAIVGSTAEKGQAALAALNHAGQAIFIQGDVSQPAECKQIVQQTISHFGKLDIVVNSAGVYLEKAIDDVSEEDYQTIMDVNIKGTFFICKYAVPELKKANGGAIINVSSDAGINGNVLCTAYCASKGAVTTFTKALSLELALHHIRVNCVCPGDIETPMLKKQLAASANPEALLREMTSIYPMCRIGQASEVAEVISFLASKKASLITGVVLPVDGGLTAC
- the yplQ gene encoding hemolysin III, translated to MGKPICLSRGKLEEICNAVTHGVGAVFALIGLGVLIAAAYFNGGAWHLISFIIYGISLVLLYLASTLYHSFTNEKAKYMLKIFDHAAIYLLIAGTYTPFTLVPLHGAIGWAIFSVIWLVALMGIILKVFFVKRFKVLSTLCYIFMGWAAVIMIKPLLGTLAVEGLYWLIGGGILYTVGAIFYLARRLPFNHAIWHLFVLGGSVAHFVVVFKYVLPISVTG
- a CDS encoding N-acetyltransferase, with the protein product MSINPPQSGFPELVTKRLLLRQIKEADAQLLHQYWTDPAVIEYLTLEPFKDLEETLNMIALLNSLPEFNQGIRWAITRKADNMVIGTCGFHNLKAEHSRTEIGYELGKPFWKQGFMAEALAAVIPYGFKYLNLNRIEAFVNLGNSNSTNILTIMGFSLDGLLREYEFARGQFVDQYCYSLLKKEYCRLSQS
- the gbuA gene encoding glycine/betaine ABC transporter ATP-binding protein, with translation MAKIEVRNIYKIFGQQPETVWPFIERGVSKKDILEQTGHTVGINNVSFHVNQGEIFVVMGLSGCGKSTLIRCLNRLIEPSAGAILIDGQNILESGTEQLLEIRRKKIAMVFQKFALLPHRDICSNVEYGLEVQGVDVVKRREKALQAIELVGLKGYENSMPDQLSGGMQQRVGLARALATNPDILLMDEAFSALDPLIRKEMQGELLELQAKMHKTIVFITHDLDEALKIGDRVAMMRDGQVVQIGTPEEILTQPADEYVRDFVQGVDRTKVLTAGSIMKRPEPLVLPKDGPRVAVRRMQEENISSIYVVNAQRHFMGIVRVDEAIQLVSQGKHDLSEIIVTDVPLTSPETPIIDLLPVAFHAKSPLVVLDRDKVMIGIISRASIISNIVGEGAK
- the opuAB gene encoding glycine betaine transport system permease protein OpuAB; this translates as MINLHIGTAFETLISWLRVNFDGLFTVIRMSLLAFITSFEDLLLFFPAVVLIALFGLLAWRAAGRGVTIFTLAGLTLIYSMELWVQTMQTLALVLTSAMIALAIGVPVGILSSRSDKADRLIRPVLDFMQTMPAFVYLIPAILFFKLGKVPGAVSTVIFAMPPAVRLTNLGIRQVPSDVIEAAKSFGSTPRQLLFKVQLPIAIPTILAGVNQTIMLSLSMVVIAAMIGAGGLGEEVLKGITQLKIGRGFESGVAVVVLAMILDRISQSFANIKRNKNHHH
- the opuAC gene encoding glycine/betaine ABC transporter, which encodes MKNNFNRYLVLALVVILGASLLLAGCSGNPNAAKQDKKQVKLGYVNWAEGVAMTHLAKVVLEDKMGYKVEVTMADVAPIFTSVANGDYDAFMDAWLPVTHESYMKEYGDKLVDLGTSFEGARIGLVVPEYVTINSIEELNAEKVKFDGKIIGIDSGAGIMKATDKAIKDYNLNYKLVPGSGPAMTATLKDAIERQEWVAVTGWKPHWKFATWKLKFLEDPKGIYGKVENIHIVARKDIEKDLPEVTQFFKKFKLNDQQLGSLMGLIAESDDPVKSSREWMKNNEQLVNSWIPQK
- the selD gene encoding selenide, water dikinase, whose amino-acid sequence is MIKLTNYALAGGCAGKIGPGILSQVVRNLSEQRDDNLLVGLNTSDDAGVYQIDSTTALVQTLDFFGPMVDDPYTFGQIAAANSLSDIYAMGGKPLTALNIVAFPICKLGPEVLTAILQGGQSKIIEAGALIVGGHTVENSEPKYGLSVTGTVQPEKVWTNAGACPGDCLILTKALGTGILTTAAKADLFPAGVQSAILSMTTLNRLAAEIASSFSINACTDITGFGLLGHTYEIAAASKVQIEIFSQALPILPEALEAAAMGLIPAAMYSNRNYFTAVDFAEELPETLRDLCYDPQTSGGLLFSVPEQAANLLLTALQHQGIHTASLIGKVTCHGEAKIHVHQ